A single window of Penaeus vannamei isolate JL-2024 chromosome 24, ASM4276789v1, whole genome shotgun sequence DNA harbors:
- the LOC113826247 gene encoding uncharacterized protein isoform X2, with product MRDGGLMGISEPLEASRGHAFATHAPSISSAASTMGGGRVRFVRLIRRPGESYGFSLRGGREHGTGFFISHVEVGSEAYMQGLRAGDQLLRVNNLSVERAVHHEVTAMVQGKSSVVLKVKSAGIIPVKEHRGDPLTWLVVDDDEDLSDHGTDTYSQSLPSAHESEQEHFEPTPPAQPSVGHGGNENHARVYISCTGKIGLGCRWVGLGCSICKGPAEKPGIFVQSVRGGGVARNAGLRPGDQIIACNDVSFTHLEFAEAVYVLKSSPRLVLDVIRGAGLDLVAGESSGYNSSASSVAGDQTPPSSSSSDPRDSDHSVTNRLSAVSRHLTLDRSRGWREIESEWAEAEAQEKRRVLQTNQRTLKTRAQRDANHRFGSSLSSRSLGNLSAALREEEDEEQRTAFRDAPTSQAHPSPTRGGLLTPTHAHYKPALRSTRSSSDVTDDTSHKIALVTSADPHVNNIVVTTGPKDERDAVSRLDQLSNPSASSRTSTLSSGSSQVTVRSSCGSGGSPTVGKAVSRESLVEQQLRELREEQRRLQEEASRLAQERRKFEEEKRRGVERTQSAPLAPLVITCSGQALPPHQQPPPSPTSSIASGRHTTRVLIKSPPPPPPPRKNTTSLSSRSSFHPQQQQVSPPASPAHSSSSSSGVGSSCGSSAAPRRCKSIGSLSASSGESAVWEDSLIPTHPTLVNTHSGFRSSMPPPTPPKPPAHSAAPMSSTNSPYTLGGVPPPPPPPPPLPTSTAKPSLAAALSKELERRSAQEAQSGASEDAKAQIIQEKIDAFKKEKVKSGLGGHNSAQHDKLMQEFKIAHKKMFVSKENLRDISSEEDKEKKETKPEAKPVNHVKVTETPPVLREFTSKIISNSTVNKTPLRAMNNVSKTPSMMNGPSKPNFVIREANSNVSSKTSIVNTYSSNVKTSLPSSSPSTNQVSPSSIPLPPPPPPPPPLHHHKSQPPVVPAKPNPKTSVNSPHTQPISSSTSSHSISRPKSLAMSNSGLGHSPHQSRSPASGVPPPPPPMPGMCTPLPPAQTEQLGGITTKQSISAVSTPTKSPLRPHGGVVLDEFKPGEKNSLKVKPPNTYFDAGKQTPGKPLVSIGAYPSPNHRPPPVKMDFLSPSANGEQIAGAAKNSSTPVKVKLQSELESTLSRSNLRQRFAAQELPPDPPSEVSGTKQESTSASYTTTTITNNNTSPNASLSSKYRTLVQDGPSATIIMKGGSGKENEAPDSPPTGILKASGPSSIRPLQKSISFGDVTTVGEDDPRT from the exons GCGGGCGACCAGCTCCTGCGCGTGAACAACCTGAGTGTGGAGCGAGCGGTTCACCACGAGGTCACGGCCATGGTTCAGGGCAAGTCCTCCGTCGTTCTGAAGGTCAAGAGCGCCGGAATCATCCCCGTCAAGGA ACACCGCGGAGACCCCCTGACGTGGCTGGTGGTGGACGACGACGAGGACCTGTCCGACCACGGCACGGACACCTACAGCCAGTCCCTGCCCTCCGCGCACGAGAGCGAGCAGGAGCATTTCGAGCCGACGCCCCCCGCGCAGCCCAGCGTCGGCCATGGGGGGAACGAGAACCACGCGCGGGTCTACATCTCGTGCACGGGGAAGATCGGCCTCGGGTGCAGGTGGGTGGGGCTCGGGTgcag CATCTGCAAGGGCCCGGCGGAAAAGCCAGGGATCTTCGTGCAGAGCGTGCGTGGCGGGGGCGTCGCCAGGAACGCGGGGCTCCGGCCGGGGGACCAGATCATCGCCTGTAATGACGTCAGCTTCACGCACTTGGAATTTGCCGAA gCGGTGTACGTGCTGAAGTCCTCCCCGCGCCTCGTCCTCGACGTCATCCGGGGCGCTGGACTCGACCTCGTGGCGGGGGAGTCCTCGGGTTACAATTCCTCGGCCTCGTCCGTCGCCGGGGACCAGACGCcgccctcctcgtcgtcctcggaTCCCAGGGACTCGGACCACAGCGTCACCAACAG ACTAAGCGCCGTGAGCCGCCACCTGACCCTCGACCGGTccaggggttggagggagatcgAGTCGGAGTGGGCCGAGGCCGAGGCTCAGGAGAAGCGGCGGGTGCTGCAGACCAACCAGAGGACGCTCAAGACACGCGCGCAG CGTGACGCCAACCACCGCTTCGGCAGTTCCCTGAGCAGCAGATCCCTCGGCAACCTGAGCGCAGccctgagggaggaggaagacgaggagcagCGAACCGCCTTTAGGGACGCCCCGACCTCGCAGGCCCACCCTTCGCCCACTCGCGGCggcctcctcacgcccacccacgcccactacAAGCCTGCCCTAAGGAGCACCCGGTCCAGCAGTGACGTAACGGATGACACAAGCCACAAGATTGCCCTGGTGACATCAGCGGACCCGCACGTGAACAACATCGTGGTGACGACGGGCCCCAAGGACGAGCGGGACGCCGTCTCGCGCCTCGACCAGCTCTCCAACCCGTCGGCGAGCAGCAGG ACGTCGACCCTGAGCAGTGGTTCATCCCAAGTGACAGTACGGTCCTCCTGCGGTAGCGGTGGGTCGCCTACAGTGGGCAAAGCGGTGTCCAGGGAGTCTCTGGTGGAGCAGCAGTTGAGGGAGCTGCGGGAGGAACAGCGCCGCCTGCAGGAGGAAGCCAGTAGACTAgcacaagagagaagaaaatttgaG GAGGAGAAGCGACGTGGGGTAGAGCGTACCCAGAGCGCCCCGTTGGCCCCCCTTGTGATCACCTGCTCGGGGCAGgcccttccccctcaccaacAGCCGCCCCCCAGTCCAACATCATCCATCGCCAGTGGGCGCCACACAACGCGGGTGTTAATCAagtccccaccaccccctccaccacctcgcaAAAATACAACCTCACTATCCTCCCGTAGCAGCTTCCATCCTCAGCAACAGCAGGTTTCTCCCCCTGCTTCTCCAGctcacagcagcagcagtagcagtggaGTTGGGTCATCCTGTGGCTCTTCTGCTGCTCCAAGGCGGTGCAAAAGCATTGGGTCCTTGTCTGCTAGTAGTGGTGAGAGTGCAGTGTGGGAAGACTCGCTCATTCCCACTCATCCCACCCTCGTCAATACACATTCAGGATTTCGGTCTTCCatgcctcctcctactcctccaaaaCCTCCTGCACATTCAGCAGCACCCATGAGTAGCACAAATAGCCCCTATACCTTAGGAGGagtaccccctccaccaccacccccacctcctctacctacCTCGACCGCCAAACCTAGTTTAGCAGCAGCCCTTAGTAAGGAATTGGAGCGACGCAGTGCCCAA GAGGCACAGTCAGGTGCAAGTGAAGATGCAAAAGCTCAAATTATTCAGGAAAAAATTGATgcatttaagaaagaaaaagtgaagagtgGGCTCGGAGGACACAACAGTGCTCAGCATGACAAG CTGATGCAGGAATTTAAAATTGCTCATAAGAAAATGTTTGTTAGCAAAGAGAACTTGAGGGACATTTCTAgtgaggaagataaggaaaagaaagagacaaaaccagAAGCAAAACCAGTCAACCACGTAAAAGTCACCGAAACGCCCCCAGTCCTAAGGGAGTTTACCTCAAAAATCATCAGCAACAGCACCGTCAACAAGACGCCCCTCAGAGCAATGAACAACGTCTCAAAAACACCGAGCATGATGAATGGCCCCAGCAAGCCTAATTTTGTTATAAGAGAAGCAAACAGTAATGTCAGTAGCAAGACTTCCATTGTGAATACATACAGCTCCAACGTTAAAACGAGCCTGCCATCCTCGTCTCCATCAACAAACCAGGTATCCCCTTCCTCTATacctttgcctccccctcctcccccacctcctcctctccaccaccacaagTCTCAACCTCCCGTCGTTCCTGCCAAACCCAACCCCAAAACAAGTGTAAATAGCCCTCACACCCAACCTATATCTTCCTCTACCTCCAGTCACAGTATTTCTAGGCCTAAATCTTTGGCCATGTCAAACTCTGGCCTCGGCCACTCTCCTCATCAGTCCCGTTCACCAGCGTCAGGagtcccgccccccccgcccccaatgcCTGGGATGTGCACCCCGCTTCCCCCTGCT CAGACTGAGCAGCTCGGAGGCATCACCACAAAGCAGTCAATTTCAGCAGTGTCAACACCCACGAAATCTCCACTACGTCCTCATGGAGGAGTTGTGTTAGATGAGTTCAAACCAGGAGAAAAAAACTCCTTAAAGGTGAAGCCACCAAACACTTACTTTGACGCAGGAAAGCAAACCCCCGGAAAACCTCTTGTCTCTATTGGTGCATATCCATCACCTAACCACAGACCGCCACCAGTCAAAATGGACTTCCTCTCGCCCAGTGCCAATGGGGAACAGATTGCAGGTGCAGCTAAAAATTCCAGCACCCCTGTGAAGGTAAAGCTACAGAGTGAACTTGAATCAACCCTGAGTAGGTCGAACCTCCGTCAGCGTTTCGCTGCTCAGGAACTCCCCCCAGATCCTCCCTCCGAAGTTTCTGGTACTAAGCAAGAATCTACGTCCGCAAGTTACACCACGACTACCATTACCAATAACAACACCAGTCCCAATGCTTCATTATCAAGTAAATACCGGACATTAGTTCAAGATGGTCCTTCTGCCACCATTATCATGAAAg GTGGTAGCGGCAAGGAAAATGAGGCCCCAGACTCCCCTCCTACAGGTATCCTGAAGGCTTCTGGCCCATCTTCCATCAGGCCTCTGCAGAAGTCCATATCATTCGGTGATGT AACAACAGTAGGTGAGGACGACCCACGGACGTAG
- the LOC113826247 gene encoding uncharacterized protein isoform X12, which translates to MRDGGLMGISEPLEASRGHAFATHAPSISSAASTMGGGRVRFVRLIRRPGESYGFSLRGGREHGTGFFISHVEVGSEAYMQGLRAGDQLLRVNNLSVERAVHHEVTAMVQGKSSVVLKVKSAGIIPVKEHRGDPLTWLVVDDDEDLSDHGTDTYSQSLPSAHESEQEHFEPTPPAQPSVGHGGNENHARVYISCTGKIGLGCSICKGPAEKPGIFVQSVRGGGVARNAGLRPGDQIIACNDVSFTHLEFAEAVYVLKSSPRLVLDVIRGAGLDLVAGESSGYNSSASSVAGDQTPPSSSSSDPRDSDHSVTNRLSAVSRHLTLDRSRGWREIESEWAEAEAQEKRRVLQTNQRTLKTRAQRDANHRFGSSLSSRSLGNLSAALREEEDEEQRTAFRDAPTSQAHPSPTRGGLLTPTHAHYKPALRSTRSSSDVTDDTSHKIALVTSADPHVNNIVVTTGPKDERDAVSRLDQLSNPSASSRTSTLSSGSSQVTVRSSCGSGGSPTVGKAVSRESLVEQQLRELREEQRRLQEEASRLAQERRKFEEAQSGASEDAKAQIIQEKIDAFKKEKVKSGLGGHNSAQHDKLMQEFKIAHKKMFVSKENLRDISSEEDKEKKETKPEAKPVNHVKVTETPPVLREFTSKIISNSTVNKTPLRAMNNVSKTPSMMNGPSKPNFVIREANSNVSSKTSIVNTYSSNVKTSLPSSSPSTNQQQTEQLGGITTKQSISAVSTPTKSPLRPHGGVVLDEFKPGEKNSLKVKPPNTYFDAGKQTPGKPLVSIGAYPSPNHRPPPVKMDFLSPSANGEQIAGAAKNSSTPVKVKLQSELESTLSRSNLRQRFAAQELPPDPPSEVSGTKQESTSASYTTTTITNNNTSPNASLSSKYRTLVQDGPSATIIMKGGSGKENEAPDSPPTGILKASGPSSIRPLQKSISFGDVTTVGEDDPRT; encoded by the exons GCGGGCGACCAGCTCCTGCGCGTGAACAACCTGAGTGTGGAGCGAGCGGTTCACCACGAGGTCACGGCCATGGTTCAGGGCAAGTCCTCCGTCGTTCTGAAGGTCAAGAGCGCCGGAATCATCCCCGTCAAGGA ACACCGCGGAGACCCCCTGACGTGGCTGGTGGTGGACGACGACGAGGACCTGTCCGACCACGGCACGGACACCTACAGCCAGTCCCTGCCCTCCGCGCACGAGAGCGAGCAGGAGCATTTCGAGCCGACGCCCCCCGCGCAGCCCAGCGTCGGCCATGGGGGGAACGAGAACCACGCGCGGGTCTACATCTCGTGCACGGGGAAGATCGGCCTCGGGTGCAG CATCTGCAAGGGCCCGGCGGAAAAGCCAGGGATCTTCGTGCAGAGCGTGCGTGGCGGGGGCGTCGCCAGGAACGCGGGGCTCCGGCCGGGGGACCAGATCATCGCCTGTAATGACGTCAGCTTCACGCACTTGGAATTTGCCGAA gCGGTGTACGTGCTGAAGTCCTCCCCGCGCCTCGTCCTCGACGTCATCCGGGGCGCTGGACTCGACCTCGTGGCGGGGGAGTCCTCGGGTTACAATTCCTCGGCCTCGTCCGTCGCCGGGGACCAGACGCcgccctcctcgtcgtcctcggaTCCCAGGGACTCGGACCACAGCGTCACCAACAG ACTAAGCGCCGTGAGCCGCCACCTGACCCTCGACCGGTccaggggttggagggagatcgAGTCGGAGTGGGCCGAGGCCGAGGCTCAGGAGAAGCGGCGGGTGCTGCAGACCAACCAGAGGACGCTCAAGACACGCGCGCAG CGTGACGCCAACCACCGCTTCGGCAGTTCCCTGAGCAGCAGATCCCTCGGCAACCTGAGCGCAGccctgagggaggaggaagacgaggagcagCGAACCGCCTTTAGGGACGCCCCGACCTCGCAGGCCCACCCTTCGCCCACTCGCGGCggcctcctcacgcccacccacgcccactacAAGCCTGCCCTAAGGAGCACCCGGTCCAGCAGTGACGTAACGGATGACACAAGCCACAAGATTGCCCTGGTGACATCAGCGGACCCGCACGTGAACAACATCGTGGTGACGACGGGCCCCAAGGACGAGCGGGACGCCGTCTCGCGCCTCGACCAGCTCTCCAACCCGTCGGCGAGCAGCAGG ACGTCGACCCTGAGCAGTGGTTCATCCCAAGTGACAGTACGGTCCTCCTGCGGTAGCGGTGGGTCGCCTACAGTGGGCAAAGCGGTGTCCAGGGAGTCTCTGGTGGAGCAGCAGTTGAGGGAGCTGCGGGAGGAACAGCGCCGCCTGCAGGAGGAAGCCAGTAGACTAgcacaagagagaagaaaatttgaG GAGGCACAGTCAGGTGCAAGTGAAGATGCAAAAGCTCAAATTATTCAGGAAAAAATTGATgcatttaagaaagaaaaagtgaagagtgGGCTCGGAGGACACAACAGTGCTCAGCATGACAAG CTGATGCAGGAATTTAAAATTGCTCATAAGAAAATGTTTGTTAGCAAAGAGAACTTGAGGGACATTTCTAgtgaggaagataaggaaaagaaagagacaaaaccagAAGCAAAACCAGTCAACCACGTAAAAGTCACCGAAACGCCCCCAGTCCTAAGGGAGTTTACCTCAAAAATCATCAGCAACAGCACCGTCAACAAGACGCCCCTCAGAGCAATGAACAACGTCTCAAAAACACCGAGCATGATGAATGGCCCCAGCAAGCCTAATTTTGTTATAAGAGAAGCAAACAGTAATGTCAGTAGCAAGACTTCCATTGTGAATACATACAGCTCCAACGTTAAAACGAGCCTGCCATCCTCGTCTCCATCAACAAACCAG CAGCAGACTGAGCAGCTCGGAGGCATCACCACAAAGCAGTCAATTTCAGCAGTGTCAACACCCACGAAATCTCCACTACGTCCTCATGGAGGAGTTGTGTTAGATGAGTTCAAACCAGGAGAAAAAAACTCCTTAAAGGTGAAGCCACCAAACACTTACTTTGACGCAGGAAAGCAAACCCCCGGAAAACCTCTTGTCTCTATTGGTGCATATCCATCACCTAACCACAGACCGCCACCAGTCAAAATGGACTTCCTCTCGCCCAGTGCCAATGGGGAACAGATTGCAGGTGCAGCTAAAAATTCCAGCACCCCTGTGAAGGTAAAGCTACAGAGTGAACTTGAATCAACCCTGAGTAGGTCGAACCTCCGTCAGCGTTTCGCTGCTCAGGAACTCCCCCCAGATCCTCCCTCCGAAGTTTCTGGTACTAAGCAAGAATCTACGTCCGCAAGTTACACCACGACTACCATTACCAATAACAACACCAGTCCCAATGCTTCATTATCAAGTAAATACCGGACATTAGTTCAAGATGGTCCTTCTGCCACCATTATCATGAAAg GTGGTAGCGGCAAGGAAAATGAGGCCCCAGACTCCCCTCCTACAGGTATCCTGAAGGCTTCTGGCCCATCTTCCATCAGGCCTCTGCAGAAGTCCATATCATTCGGTGATGT AACAACAGTAGGTGAGGACGACCCACGGACGTAG
- the LOC113826247 gene encoding uncharacterized protein isoform X8, producing the protein MVQGKSSVVLKVKSAGIIPVKEHRGDPLTWLVVDDDEDLSDHGTDTYSQSLPSAHESEQEHFEPTPPAQPSVGHGGNENHARVYISCTGKIGLGCRWVGLGCSICKGPAEKPGIFVQSVRGGGVARNAGLRPGDQIIACNDVSFTHLEFAEAVYVLKSSPRLVLDVIRGAGLDLVAGESSGYNSSASSVAGDQTPPSSSSSDPRDSDHSVTNRLSAVSRHLTLDRSRGWREIESEWAEAEAQEKRRVLQTNQRTLKTRAQRDANHRFGSSLSSRSLGNLSAALREEEDEEQRTAFRDAPTSQAHPSPTRGGLLTPTHAHYKPALRSTRSSSDVTDDTSHKIALVTSADPHVNNIVVTTGPKDERDAVSRLDQLSNPSASSRTSTLSSGSSQVTVRSSCGSGGSPTVGKAVSRESLVEQQLRELREEQRRLQEEASRLAQERRKFEEEKRRGVERTQSAPLAPLVITCSGQALPPHQQPPPSPTSSIASGRHTTRVLIKSPPPPPPPRKNTTSLSSRSSFHPQQQQVSPPASPAHSSSSSSGVGSSCGSSAAPRRCKSIGSLSASSGESAVWEDSLIPTHPTLVNTHSGFRSSMPPPTPPKPPAHSAAPMSSTNSPYTLGGVPPPPPPPPPLPTSTAKPSLAAALSKELERRSAQEAQSGASEDAKAQIIQEKIDAFKKEKVKSGLGGHNSAQHDKLMQEFKIAHKKMFVSKENLRDISSEEDKEKKETKPEAKPVNHVKVTETPPVLREFTSKIISNSTVNKTPLRAMNNVSKTPSMMNGPSKPNFVIREANSNVSSKTSIVNTYSSNVKTSLPSSSPSTNQVSPSSIPLPPPPPPPPPLHHHKSQPPVVPAKPNPKTSVNSPHTQPISSSTSSHSISRPKSLAMSNSGLGHSPHQSRSPASGVPPPPPPMPGMCTPLPPAQQTEQLGGITTKQSISAVSTPTKSPLRPHGGVVLDEFKPGEKNSLKVKPPNTYFDAGKQTPGKPLVSIGAYPSPNHRPPPVKMDFLSPSANGEQIAGAAKNSSTPVKVKLQSELESTLSRSNLRQRFAAQELPPDPPSEVSGTKQESTSASYTTTTITNNNTSPNASLSSKYRTLVQDGPSATIIMKGGSGKENEAPDSPPTGILKASGPSSIRPLQKSISFGDVTTVGEDDPRT; encoded by the exons ATGGTTCAGGGCAAGTCCTCCGTCGTTCTGAAGGTCAAGAGCGCCGGAATCATCCCCGTCAAGGA ACACCGCGGAGACCCCCTGACGTGGCTGGTGGTGGACGACGACGAGGACCTGTCCGACCACGGCACGGACACCTACAGCCAGTCCCTGCCCTCCGCGCACGAGAGCGAGCAGGAGCATTTCGAGCCGACGCCCCCCGCGCAGCCCAGCGTCGGCCATGGGGGGAACGAGAACCACGCGCGGGTCTACATCTCGTGCACGGGGAAGATCGGCCTCGGGTGCAGGTGGGTGGGGCTCGGGTgcag CATCTGCAAGGGCCCGGCGGAAAAGCCAGGGATCTTCGTGCAGAGCGTGCGTGGCGGGGGCGTCGCCAGGAACGCGGGGCTCCGGCCGGGGGACCAGATCATCGCCTGTAATGACGTCAGCTTCACGCACTTGGAATTTGCCGAA gCGGTGTACGTGCTGAAGTCCTCCCCGCGCCTCGTCCTCGACGTCATCCGGGGCGCTGGACTCGACCTCGTGGCGGGGGAGTCCTCGGGTTACAATTCCTCGGCCTCGTCCGTCGCCGGGGACCAGACGCcgccctcctcgtcgtcctcggaTCCCAGGGACTCGGACCACAGCGTCACCAACAG ACTAAGCGCCGTGAGCCGCCACCTGACCCTCGACCGGTccaggggttggagggagatcgAGTCGGAGTGGGCCGAGGCCGAGGCTCAGGAGAAGCGGCGGGTGCTGCAGACCAACCAGAGGACGCTCAAGACACGCGCGCAG CGTGACGCCAACCACCGCTTCGGCAGTTCCCTGAGCAGCAGATCCCTCGGCAACCTGAGCGCAGccctgagggaggaggaagacgaggagcagCGAACCGCCTTTAGGGACGCCCCGACCTCGCAGGCCCACCCTTCGCCCACTCGCGGCggcctcctcacgcccacccacgcccactacAAGCCTGCCCTAAGGAGCACCCGGTCCAGCAGTGACGTAACGGATGACACAAGCCACAAGATTGCCCTGGTGACATCAGCGGACCCGCACGTGAACAACATCGTGGTGACGACGGGCCCCAAGGACGAGCGGGACGCCGTCTCGCGCCTCGACCAGCTCTCCAACCCGTCGGCGAGCAGCAGG ACGTCGACCCTGAGCAGTGGTTCATCCCAAGTGACAGTACGGTCCTCCTGCGGTAGCGGTGGGTCGCCTACAGTGGGCAAAGCGGTGTCCAGGGAGTCTCTGGTGGAGCAGCAGTTGAGGGAGCTGCGGGAGGAACAGCGCCGCCTGCAGGAGGAAGCCAGTAGACTAgcacaagagagaagaaaatttgaG GAGGAGAAGCGACGTGGGGTAGAGCGTACCCAGAGCGCCCCGTTGGCCCCCCTTGTGATCACCTGCTCGGGGCAGgcccttccccctcaccaacAGCCGCCCCCCAGTCCAACATCATCCATCGCCAGTGGGCGCCACACAACGCGGGTGTTAATCAagtccccaccaccccctccaccacctcgcaAAAATACAACCTCACTATCCTCCCGTAGCAGCTTCCATCCTCAGCAACAGCAGGTTTCTCCCCCTGCTTCTCCAGctcacagcagcagcagtagcagtggaGTTGGGTCATCCTGTGGCTCTTCTGCTGCTCCAAGGCGGTGCAAAAGCATTGGGTCCTTGTCTGCTAGTAGTGGTGAGAGTGCAGTGTGGGAAGACTCGCTCATTCCCACTCATCCCACCCTCGTCAATACACATTCAGGATTTCGGTCTTCCatgcctcctcctactcctccaaaaCCTCCTGCACATTCAGCAGCACCCATGAGTAGCACAAATAGCCCCTATACCTTAGGAGGagtaccccctccaccaccacccccacctcctctacctacCTCGACCGCCAAACCTAGTTTAGCAGCAGCCCTTAGTAAGGAATTGGAGCGACGCAGTGCCCAA GAGGCACAGTCAGGTGCAAGTGAAGATGCAAAAGCTCAAATTATTCAGGAAAAAATTGATgcatttaagaaagaaaaagtgaagagtgGGCTCGGAGGACACAACAGTGCTCAGCATGACAAG CTGATGCAGGAATTTAAAATTGCTCATAAGAAAATGTTTGTTAGCAAAGAGAACTTGAGGGACATTTCTAgtgaggaagataaggaaaagaaagagacaaaaccagAAGCAAAACCAGTCAACCACGTAAAAGTCACCGAAACGCCCCCAGTCCTAAGGGAGTTTACCTCAAAAATCATCAGCAACAGCACCGTCAACAAGACGCCCCTCAGAGCAATGAACAACGTCTCAAAAACACCGAGCATGATGAATGGCCCCAGCAAGCCTAATTTTGTTATAAGAGAAGCAAACAGTAATGTCAGTAGCAAGACTTCCATTGTGAATACATACAGCTCCAACGTTAAAACGAGCCTGCCATCCTCGTCTCCATCAACAAACCAGGTATCCCCTTCCTCTATacctttgcctccccctcctcccccacctcctcctctccaccaccacaagTCTCAACCTCCCGTCGTTCCTGCCAAACCCAACCCCAAAACAAGTGTAAATAGCCCTCACACCCAACCTATATCTTCCTCTACCTCCAGTCACAGTATTTCTAGGCCTAAATCTTTGGCCATGTCAAACTCTGGCCTCGGCCACTCTCCTCATCAGTCCCGTTCACCAGCGTCAGGagtcccgccccccccgcccccaatgcCTGGGATGTGCACCCCGCTTCCCCCTGCT CAGCAGACTGAGCAGCTCGGAGGCATCACCACAAAGCAGTCAATTTCAGCAGTGTCAACACCCACGAAATCTCCACTACGTCCTCATGGAGGAGTTGTGTTAGATGAGTTCAAACCAGGAGAAAAAAACTCCTTAAAGGTGAAGCCACCAAACACTTACTTTGACGCAGGAAAGCAAACCCCCGGAAAACCTCTTGTCTCTATTGGTGCATATCCATCACCTAACCACAGACCGCCACCAGTCAAAATGGACTTCCTCTCGCCCAGTGCCAATGGGGAACAGATTGCAGGTGCAGCTAAAAATTCCAGCACCCCTGTGAAGGTAAAGCTACAGAGTGAACTTGAATCAACCCTGAGTAGGTCGAACCTCCGTCAGCGTTTCGCTGCTCAGGAACTCCCCCCAGATCCTCCCTCCGAAGTTTCTGGTACTAAGCAAGAATCTACGTCCGCAAGTTACACCACGACTACCATTACCAATAACAACACCAGTCCCAATGCTTCATTATCAAGTAAATACCGGACATTAGTTCAAGATGGTCCTTCTGCCACCATTATCATGAAAg GTGGTAGCGGCAAGGAAAATGAGGCCCCAGACTCCCCTCCTACAGGTATCCTGAAGGCTTCTGGCCCATCTTCCATCAGGCCTCTGCAGAAGTCCATATCATTCGGTGATGT AACAACAGTAGGTGAGGACGACCCACGGACGTAG